ATCATCTGCGGCCACTATTCCTGTGACACTGAATCAGACCAAGAAAAACGGTGTGAGCGAAAAGATCGCAGATTTCGTCGTTCCACTCTGTGCGACAATCCATCTTTCCGGAAGCACGATTACGCTTGTCAGCTGTTCCATGGCAGTCATGATGCTAAATGACATGACGACATCCTTTAGCGTGATGTTTCCGTTCATCTTGATGCTGGGCGTAACGATGATCGCCGCACCAGGTGTGCCGGGTGGTGCAGTCATGGCAGCACTCGGATTGATGGAGTCCATGCTTGGATTTACTACTACGTTGACTTCGCTGATGATTGCTTTGTACATCGCGCAGGATAGCTTCGGTACTGCTTGTAACGTAACGGGTGATGGTGCGATTGCGGTGATTACGGATCGATTGAGTGAGGAGAAGGCGGCATAAAATTGCTGTTATTGGGAACGAGAACCTGTCCAGATGTGGATGGGTCTTTTTTGTAGATAAAGGCATGAGAAATTATCATTATCAAATTTTTACTAAAAACGACAATATTATTCAAGAAATATTATATTTTGACAATTGATGGAATTGGTGGTATATTTCTCTTAACCCAAAATATAGGAGGTTATTTTCGTGAAAAAAGTCCTACTAGCATTGACTCTAGTATTTGCTGTATCGTCTTCTGCATTTGCTGCAAGTTCGGAAACAGAGCCTAACAATACCTTTGAAACGGCTGATTCCTTTACAATAAACACAAGCATTTCAGGAACTACTGATTTCGATGACCGAGATTATTTTGTTTTTCAAGCAAACAAGACTGGGAAAGTTCGCGTTACCCTGACACATACGAATGACAAAGGGGCCCCAGCATTCCAAGTATATGAACAAGACCGCACTAAGATTGGAACTTCTGACTACAGCACCCCGATGGAGATCAATGTAGTTGCAGGTAAAAATTACTATGTGCAAGTATTGGGAATAATCGGTTACCCATCCTATACTGTATCCGCTGAAAATCTGTAATCAAGGATTGTCTAAAAAATAGATAACTCAGTTGCAGAACAGCTTCGGTACGGCTTAAGACATATGCGACTTGTGATTACGGATCGATTGAGGAAGACAGCTTGATAATCTACAGAAGGAACCTGTCCAATTGTGGATGGGTTTTTTTCTGTAAATAATAGGACAAACAACTTTCGCAAAGAAAGTGATATGGGATTATACATAATTGGTAAAGTGTTTTCGTAGAGTACTGCTCGTATCGCTCATATCGGCGGTGCTGATCCGGAAGCGAGATTGACGATCATTAAGATGCACCGTGTAATCGTTAAAGGAATCACTGTTGAAGCTCGGAAACGTTTGTGTGGAGTGTAATTTGCACGTGTGGATGGAGCGGGGCCAAATTCCCCCGTTTCCAACTAGTTCGAATTATATTATCATTGGATATAATTCCATCATTCTACTTTTTGCGAAAAGGGGAATACATAACGCAATGTTTAACGAACGGAAAGCGTTACAAATGACATTGCAGGCCATGCTAGAGCAGCGTATGGCACTGCGTCGACATTACGTCGATCAGGACAAGCAGTTGGGAGCAGACATCAAGCAGCTTTTGAGCCGCATTCGCGAGTTGGATAACGAAGCCGGGATCGGAGACGAAGAAAGCCCTGACGATGTAACTTTGGCAACAGAGGAATTTTCGGATGATTTGATGAAGCGAATGAAGGTGAGAAAGGCGCACATTCGTCATGATTATGTGGAAGTTGCGAAGCACATCGAAAACCTGTTACGGGAAGCGATGTCTCCAATGTCATTGGCTGATCTCTGCTCCGTGTTGAAAGCACGGCACCAGGTAGAGTTTGCGAGTCCCTACATTGGTGTTCAGAAGTCATTAAAGTATTTGCCCCAAGTAAAAGTAGAAAAGGACGGGCGGAAACTGATTTTTTCACTCTAGGCATACAGGGTGAGAGAGGCAGTTTCACGGGAGGCAAGACCCAAAAAAGGCGATGTGTCTAAACACAATCGCCTTTTGGTGTCTATGATTGTCTTGCTTATTGCAAGAAGGATTTGAGCATCCAAATGTGTTTTTCCAAGCTGCTGCGGATTCCCAACAGCATATCGGCTGTCCCTTCATCGTCCGCTTGATCAGCTGTTTCCATAGCCAGCTTCAACTCGTCTACAAGAATGGAGAAGTCTCTCGTGATCGTTTCTACCATTTGCTCAGCTGTTTCGTCTCCTTCTGCTTCGGTAATGCTTGCAGTGTTCAGACATGCAGCCAGAGTCGCTACAGGCTTTCCACCGATGGAGAGGACGCGTTCAGCAAGGGTATCGAGATTCGCTGCTGCTTCGTTGTACAATTCCTCAAATTTTGCGTGGAGTGTAAAGAAGTGAGGTCCTTTTACATTCCAGTGAAAATTGTGTAGTTTCGTATAGAGGACTGTCCAGTTCGCCACTTGTTTATTGAGAACGCTGTAGAGTGTGTTTTCCATCGAGAATCTCTCCTTATTTATAATTATTATTTATTTAAAATTATTATAAACTAATAAGGATTATTGTCAACACCCAGGAGGAAATTTATGTCGCAGCTGCGTATCGGTGCGGTTATTTTAGCAGGCGGAAAAAGCAGCAGAATGGGCTATCCAAAGCAAAAATTACCATGGAGGGACGGAACCTTTTTAACAGAGTTGGTAAAGGAGGTACAAGCGATTGGCTTGTCTTGTTTCATTGTAGCGAACGATTTTTCGGGCACTCAAGTGACACAAAAGGAACAAATTGATGAACAGCCCGTCACAATAACTCCTGATCTGGTACCATCCTGCGGTCCTGTCAGTGGGTTGGTTACTGCTTTTCGCGTAAGTACCGAGGATGCTTTGCTAGTGTTGTCCTGCGACCTACCTTTTATGGATCGTGTACAAATAGCGAAATTCATTGAATTTGCCAGGGAGAGGGACGAGTGGGATGTGATTGTTGCCCAATCAGAAGGCCGAACCCATCCATTATGTGCTGTGTACCATCGGAGAACGCAGAGTAATTGGGAGCAGGCTCTTTT
This genomic stretch from Brevibacillus brevis harbors:
- a CDS encoding Dps family protein; the protein is MENTLYSVLNKQVANWTVLYTKLHNFHWNVKGPHFFTLHAKFEELYNEAAANLDTLAERVLSIGGKPVATLAACLNTASITEAEGDETAEQMVETITRDFSILVDELKLAMETADQADDEGTADMLLGIRSSLEKHIWMLKSFLQ
- a CDS encoding molybdenum cofactor guanylyltransferase; the protein is MSQLRIGAVILAGGKSSRMGYPKQKLPWRDGTFLTELVKEVQAIGLSCFIVANDFSGTQVTQKEQIDEQPVTITPDLVPSCGPVSGLVTAFRVSTEDALLVLSCDLPFMDRVQIAKFIEFARERDEWDVIVAQSEGRTHPLCAVYHRRTQSNWEQALLNGQRRLMRTLDELRVVPLPDECLDPWAVYNVNTPEEYEQAKLEEKRRKTGHA